TGCTGCGCGGTGTGCAAGGGGCGCAGCAAAGGCTTGTCAAGCCCTTCGTACACGGGGACGTGCGCGCCGCACAGTTCCAAGGTGTACAGGGCGTTTTGCACGCCTTGCTTCATAGGCACGTTGCCCGCGACGATCGTGATCGCCTCGACGTGCACGCCTGGGTGCTTCAAGGCCATCACGAGGGCGACGGCGTCGTCGCTGGCGGTGTCCGTGTCGATGATCATTCGTTTCACGATAGTCCTCCGGGAAAGGCTTCGAGTTCAGCGCGGGTGAGCATGGCCGCCTGCGCGCCTCCACTCGTGCAGACGAGGGGAGCGGCCGAAGCGGAGGCGACGAGGGCCGAGGACGCCCGAGAACGTCCCCGCAGCCCTGCCTGGGACGCCGAGCGTCACGATCGCGGTGTGCGCGCACAAGCGCTCGGCGACCTTGGTCCCGTGGCCTCCTTGCACGACGAGGTCGCGCGCTTCGCCGTGGTCGGCGGAGGTGACTCGAGTTGCATCAGCAGGGGAGACGACGCCGTAGGGGTCATGTTCGCCGCTGGCTTTCGCGATGACGACGATGGCGTTCTCGTCGAGGCCAAGCACACCGCCAAGGGTCACGTCGTGGGCAAGTCGTGCGGCGGCGAGCGCCTGACTTACATCCTTGCCGACGCCTGTCGAAGCGTCAAAGCGATCGCCTCGCGGCTCGCGCAGCTTCGGCAACGCGCGGACGCGAACGACGATGTCGGCGTTGACGGGGCCTGCCTCACGGGTCATGCGCACCTCCTAAGTCACACGTGTGACTTAGGCATGGTACGGCGTTTCCTTACAAACGGCAAGCGGTACGAGACTCAGCGGGGCGGCGCGGACGAGCTTCGAATGACCAGGCGAGTCGGGAGCACAGTCGGGGCCGCCTCGACGGTCACGCCACGCAACACGCCGAGCAGCGACTCGACCGCTTGACGCCCGAGTTCCTCGGGCTCGGCGGCGACCGTCGTGAGCTCCGGCTCGACGACGCGCGCCACGTCGAGGTTCCCGAACCCAACGACCGACAAATCGCTTGGAACGACGACGCCTTCTTCACGCGCCGCCTTGAGCAGCGCGGCCGCGAGCAGATCGTCGTCACACACGACGGCGGTCGGTCTCGGCTCGGCCCGCAGCAAGGCGCGGGCGGCACTTCGAGCGGCATCGAACTCGAGGGGAGCGCGCGCCGACCACGCTTCTCGCATCCCGAGGCCCGCCTCGGCGAGGGTACGCACAATCGCCTCGGCACGCACCGCGAAAGTGTCGTGCGCGAGATCCGCCGCGAAGTGACCGATCCGGCGATGACCAAGGTCGAGCAAGTGCGTCACGGCCGCCCGCATCCCCCCCGGCACATCCAGCAGCACCGATGCCATACCGTCGCGCTCGACCTCGACGAGTACGCACGCGCCGCCCAGCGCCTCGAACGAGACGCTCGACGGCGCACGCCACAAGACGAACCCGGACACCGCGTGCGAGGACAAGGTGTGGATCAAGCGCTCTTCCCAAGCGGCGTCCTGCTCGGCGTTCACGAGCAAGACGGCGTATCCGTGCCGCCGCGCTTCTCGCTCGGCACCCCGCAGGACGGACGCGAAGAAAGGATTGGAGGCTTGTGGCACGACGAGGGCGATGACGTTCGTGCGCCCCAGGCGCAACGAGCGTGCTGCCGCGTTGGGACGGTAACCAATTTCGTGCGCCGACCGCTCGACCGCTTCACGAACGGCGTCGGAGACGCGGCCTTGCGCTTTGCCGCTGAGCACGAGCGAGACGGTTGAGCGGTCCACCCCGGCGAGACGCGCGACGTCCGCACTCGTAGGCTTGCGCCGATTGGTCAGGTTCCGAACGTCCTCGCCCACCTTGCGTCAGCTTAGCGCGGAGACGAGAACGGAACTCGTGAACCAAAGCGAGAGCCGAGGCGTTTGCCCATCGACTTCTCTTCGCTCGGCGAGGGCAGCCTTCAAGCAAGCTCGAGCGCGCGGACAGAAGAGCCTCGACTGAACCGCGAGGCTTACCCTCGCCAAAAGCATCTCGACTCGCACACATCGGACCCCTCCTTCTCGACGCTCCACAAGAACTGCTCCTGCTCTTGATGTCGGCAGCAGAAAGCCCGTCATCGACGGGCTTTCTGCTGGTGCTTCGACTGTGCAGGGCCGTTCCGCTCCGCTCGTCAAGCATTCGGGCCGCGTGGCCCCGAACCTTCCTCCAATTGAGCACGCCAGCGCTCGGCAATTCGACCGGCGGTGTCCCGAGCGCCCAGCCCGAAGGCGAGCGCGAACGCCACAGCGATGGCGCCCAGCGTCAAACCGAACGCCAAGTTCACGATCTCGTTCGCGATGCCCATTTGCCGCAAGGCCATCGCTCCGAAGAGCGCCACGGTCGCCCAGCGCGCGACGCCTGCCAGCAACCGCGCGTTCGTTCCTCCCGCGCCACGCACGAGGCCCGCGAACAGATTCGCGAGAAAAAGCCCCACCGCGAAGATCACGAGGCCCAGCAGGATCTGTCCGATCAGCTGAATGAAGTTTCGCGAGAGGTCCGCGAGGTTCTGGGCGCCGAGCAACTCGAACGCGCTGATCAAGGCAAACAGGACGATGGCCCCTTGCGCAAAATAGCCGGCGATGACCGACGGCGCGGTCGCTCCCGTGATGTTGGCACCCAATCCGAGCGCACGAGGCAAGCGGTCGAATCCGACGTTGGCGAGCAGGCCCGTCACGATGCCGCTCACGACGCGCCCGACGAACCAGGCGATGCCGACCACCGCGACCGCCGCGACGATGTTGGGAAGGGCCGCGAGAATGCGGTTCAGCATATTGCTGATCGGCGCCGTGATCGCCTCGGCGTTCAACGCGTTCAGAGCACCCAGAATGACCGGGATGATCACGAGGCCGTAGACGATCAGCCCCAGCAGGTTCGACAGCCGCGTCGTGGGCGGAAGTCCGACGCGCGAGGTCACCCGGTCGACGCCTGCCGTGGCGGTCAGGGTGGTAACGAGTTGCCGCAGCAAGTTCGCGACGAAGAACCCGATCACGAGGATGAGCGCCGCGCCGATGATGTTGGGCAAGTAGTCGAGGATGTTGTTGATGAAGTTCGTGGCAGGAGTCAGGAGGGAGCGCAAACCGAGCGCGCCGAGCACGCCTGGAAGGAAGAACAGCAAGACGAGCGCGTAGACGATGCTTCCAATCGGGGCGGATACTCCCGGAGCGTCCGGTCGGCCTCGCGTGACGCGTTCGTCCACGCGGGCGCCGCGCAGCAACCTCACCGTCACAGCGCGGGCGATGGCCGCGACGATGAAGGCGACGATGATCAGCAAAATTGCCGTGAGGAGGTTGGGCGCGTAGTTGAGGAACTGATTGTAGTACGCGTTCAGGCGATTCACTCTGAGCTCACCTTGCCCTTTCTCCT
This genomic stretch from Deinococcus yavapaiensis KR-236 harbors:
- a CDS encoding LacI family DNA-binding transcriptional regulator, which codes for MGEDVRNLTNRRKPTSADVARLAGVDRSTVSLVLSGKAQGRVSDAVREAVERSAHEIGYRPNAAARSLRLGRTNVIALVVPQASNPFFASVLRGAEREARRHGYAVLLVNAEQDAAWEERLIHTLSSHAVSGFVLWRAPSSVSFEALGGACVLVEVERDGMASVLLDVPGGMRAAVTHLLDLGHRRIGHFAADLAHDTFAVRAEAIVRTLAEAGLGMREAWSARAPLEFDAARSAARALLRAEPRPTAVVCDDDLLAAALLKAAREEGVVVPSDLSVVGFGNLDVARVVEPELTTVAAEPEELGRQAVESLLGVLRGVTVEAAPTVLPTRLVIRSSSAPPR
- a CDS encoding mechanosensitive ion channel gives rise to the protein MNRLNAYYNQFLNYAPNLLTAILLIIVAFIVAAIARAVTVRLLRGARVDERVTRGRPDAPGVSAPIGSIVYALVLLFFLPGVLGALGLRSLLTPATNFINNILDYLPNIIGAALILVIGFFVANLLRQLVTTLTATAGVDRVTSRVGLPPTTRLSNLLGLIVYGLVIIPVILGALNALNAEAITAPISNMLNRILAALPNIVAAVAVVGIAWFVGRVVSGIVTGLLANVGFDRLPRALGLGANITGATAPSVIAGYFAQGAIVLFALISAFELLGAQNLADLSRNFIQLIGQILLGLVIFAVGLFLANLFAGLVRGAGGTNARLLAGVARWATVALFGAMALRQMGIANEIVNLAFGLTLGAIAVAFALAFGLGARDTAGRIAERWRAQLEEGSGPRGPNA